The following are encoded in a window of Nilaparvata lugens isolate BPH chromosome 13, ASM1435652v1, whole genome shotgun sequence genomic DNA:
- the LOC120348908 gene encoding uncharacterized protein LOC120348908, with amino-acid sequence MTENCDPISLLESRVDALEKKVFGNESVDNFDTSNSVVDLLLKNQTLISTAVSSREKINTFVKRIDFLEQILDPTYEDSLVDRNAKVEVVLMMVNEFQETIERLKMLQDMIDVLESEKIRSVPQVRSRLDRLQTLVVDLAEKTQETNEKIKELAVCYAQIMNSFTKAFCQIDSALKQMEIEANPRKVYD; translated from the exons ATGACTGAAAACTGCGATCCCATCAGTCTGCTGGAGTCCAGAGTAGACGCGCTAGAAAAGAAAGTATTCGGAAACGAGAGCGTCGACAACTTCGATACATCGAATAGTGTCGTCGATCTACTACTCAAAAACCAGACACTGATATCAACGGCAGTTTCGAGTCGAGAGAAGATTAATACTTTCGTGAAACGTATCGATTTCCTGGAGCAGATCTTGGATCCAACCTATGAGGACAGTCTGGTCGACCGTAATGCAAAAGTTGAAGTTGTGCTGATGATGGTGAACGAGTTCCAGGAGACCATTGAGAGGCTGAAAATGTTGCAGGATATGATTGATGTGCTCGAGAGCGAGAAGATTAGAAGTGTTCCTCAG GTGAGAAGCAGACTGGACAGGTTACAAACATTGGTAGTCGATCTGGCTGAGAAAACACAGGAGACCAACGAAAAGATCAAAGAGCTGGCAGTCTGCTATGCACAAATTATGAACTCTTTCACCAAGGCCTTTTGTCAAATCGACAGCGCCCTCAAACAAATGGAGATTGAGGCCAACCCGAGAAAAGTGTATGATTAA